One stretch of Prunus persica cultivar Lovell chromosome G1, Prunus_persica_NCBIv2, whole genome shotgun sequence DNA includes these proteins:
- the LOC18793408 gene encoding F-box protein At1g52495: MQSVHGLVCASTVFDDHVSILNPTTRESIELPHTDVLALTEGVSNAQYYFGFSPLTNEYKVLQIICVDPSGLGKLDTGLLNIFTIGRDSSWRPLWVDQHSDLLEGLVNGVCINGLHEKQKVIVAFDVREETFRVLPLPQDYAQVFDDYVDQDNHLYRDGSVADTYCLQSACVVEVGEYVGVFVDKSWKQDKIVLWILKDNQNHVWVKETISLMLEKTYGEGGCYVEALGTVHTGEYTI, from the coding sequence ATGCAGAGTGTCCATGGCTTGGTTTGTGCGTCCACTGTGTTTGACGACCATGTTTCCATACTTAACCCTACCACTAGAGAGTCCATTGAACTTCCCCATACCGATGTGCTTGCACTAACAGAAGGAGTTTCCAATGCTCAATATTACTTTGGGTTCAGTCCCCTCACAAACGAGTATAAGGTTCTGCAGATCATTTGTGTTGATCCCAGTGgacttggaaaattggatacTGGGTTGTTGAACATATTCACAATAGGTAGAGATTCTTCGTGGAGGCCATTGTGGGTAGACCAACACAGCGACCTTCTGGAGGGGTTAGTCAATGGAGTGTGTATCAATGGGCTCCATGAGAAGCAGAAAGTGATAGTGGCTTTTGACGTTAGAGAGGAGACATTCAGAGTGTTGCCACTACCCCAAGATTATGCTCAAGTGTTTGATGATTATGTTGATCAAGATAATCATCTCTATCGTGATGGAAGTGTAGCCGATACTTATTGCCTACAAAGTGCATGTGTAGTTGAGGTGGGGGAATATGTGGGTGTGTTTGTTGACAAGTCGTGGAAGCAGGACAAGATCGTATTATGGATTTTGAAGGACAATCAAAACCATGTGTGGGTTAAGGAGACTATTAGCTTGATGTTGGAAAAAACATATGGCGAAGGTGGGTGCTACGTTGAAGCTCTAGGTACAGTTCACACAGGTGAGTACACTATTTAA